One stretch of Miscanthus floridulus cultivar M001 chromosome 18, ASM1932011v1, whole genome shotgun sequence DNA includes these proteins:
- the LOC136519849 gene encoding aspartyl protease family protein At5g10770-like, with the protein MASPLLLVVVFCSYCCYIAHAGDEHGFVRDLIISSSSLLWPSPHLRLRNHMYASRLSVNLERSSATASVPLVHRYGPCAPLRYSDVPMPSFSETLRRSRARTYYIKSRASMDMASTPDDAAVTAPTHLGGFVDSLEYVVTLGFGTPSVPQVLLMDTGSSFTWVQCTPCNSTKCYPQKDPLFDPSKSSTYAPIACDTDTCRKLGKRYKNGCTSGGTECGYFVGYGDGSRTRGVYSNETLTLAPGVTVKDFRFGCGHDQRGPNDKYDGLLGLGGAPESLAVQTSSVYGGAFSYCLPALNSQAGFLSLGAPSANTSAFVFTPMGHLPGWPTFYMVNMTGISVGGKPLDIPQSAFRGGMIIDSGTIATELPETAYNAVEAALRTALAAYPMVASEDFDTCYNFTGYSNVTVPRVAFTFRGGATIDLDVPNGILVKDCLAFRESGPDVGLGTIGNVNQRTLEVLYDAGRGIVGFRADAC; encoded by the exons ATGGCTTCTCCTCTGCTTCTGGTCGTTGTCTTTTGCAGCTACTGCTGCTACATCGCTCATGCAGGCGACGAGCATGGGTTT GTACGGGACCTCATTATTTCGTCGTCGTCACTTCTTTGGCCGTCTCCACATTTGAGATTACGTAACCATATGTACGCATCACGACTTTCAGTGAACCTGGAGCGGAGCAGCGCTACTGCGTCAGTGCCACTAGTGCACCGGTACGGGCCGTGCGCGCCGTTACGGTACTCTGACGTGCCGATGCCGTCCTTCTCCGAGACGCTACGCCGTAGCCGCGCCCGCACGTACTACATCAAGAGCCGAGCGTCCATGGACATGGCCAGTACACCAGACGATGCCGCCGTGACCGCCCCAACCCACCTAGGTGGTTTTGTGGACTCGCTGGAGTACGTTGTCACGCTGGGCTTCGGCACGCCATCCGTGCCGCAGGTCCTCCTCATGGACACCGGCAGCTCCTTCACGTGGGTGCAGTGCACGCCATGCAACTCCACCAAGTGCTACCCGCAGAAGGATCCTCTCTTTGATCCCAGCAAGTCTTCCACCTACGCTCCCATCGCCTGCGACACCGACACGTGCCGGAAGCTTGGAAAACGCTACAAGAACGGCTGCACAAGCGGCGGCACCGAGTGCGGATACTTCGTCGGGTACGGAGACGGCTCGCGTACGAGGGGTGTGTACAGCAACGAGACGCTAACGCTGGCTCCGGGGGTCACCGTCAAGGATTTCCGTTTCGGCTGTGGCCACGACCAGCGCGGTCCTAATGACAAGTACGACGGCCTCTTGGGCCTTGGAGGCGCCCCGGAGTCGCTAGCCGTGCAGACGTCTTCGGTCTACGGCGGCGCCTTCTCGTACTGCCTCCCGGCGCTGAACAGCCAAGCGGGGTTCCTATCCCTCGGTGCGCCGAGCGCCAACACATCGGCCTTTGTGTTCACGCCGATGGGGCACCTGCCGGGGTGGCCAACGTTTTACATGGTGAACATGACAGGCATCAGCGTGGGTGGGAAGCCGCTGGACATCCCGCAATCGGCGTTCCGTGGTGGCATGATCATAGACTCCGGCACGATCGCCACGGAGCTCCCGGAAACTGCGTACAACGCGGTGGAGGCAGCGCTCCGGACGGCCTTGGCGGCGTACCCCATGGTGGCAAGCGAGGACTTTGACACCTGCTACAACTTCACCGGTTACAGCAATGTCACCGTGCCGAGGGTCGCGTTCACGTTCCGTGGCGGCGCCACCATCGACCTCGACGTCCCCAATGGGATTCTGGTGAAGGACTGCCTCGCCTTCCGGGAGTCAGGGCCAGACGTCGGCCTCGGCACCATCGGCAACGTGAATCAGCGCACGCTCGAGGTGCTCTACGATGCCGGCCGTGGTATCGTCGGATTCCGAGCCGATGCATGCTGA
- the LOC136522965 gene encoding aspartyl protease family protein At5g10770-like, whose translation MNRLSTLLQRSSVSSSAAAPAPSADPFPVISYPPVAPPAEAPAVTIPDSTGTSLDTLEFVVTVGFGTPAQNYTLSIDTGSDVSWIQCLPCSGHCYKQHDSVFDPTKSTTYSAVPCGHPQCAAAGGKCSNGTCVYKVEYGDGSSTAGVLSHETLSLTSTQALPGFAFGCGQTNVGGFGDVDGLIGLGRGALSLSSQAAATFGATFSYCLPSFDTTHGYLTIGSTTPASNDKVQYTAMIQKKDYPSLYFVELVSIDIGGFILPVPPTVFTKDGTLLDSGTIVTYLPPEAYIALRDRFKFTMTQYKPAPAYDPFDTCYDFTGQSGLFLPGVSFKFSDGSVFDVSALGIMIFPDDTAPATGCLAFVPRPSTMPFNIIGNTQQRDTEVIYDVAAEKIGFDLGSC comes from the coding sequence ATGAACCGGCTGAGCACACTCCTCCAGAGGTCCTCCGTCTCATCATCAGCTGCCGCACCAGCTCCATCGGCAGACCCGTTCCCCGTGATTTCGTATCCTCCGGTGGCGCCGCCAGCTGAGGCGCCGGCCGTGACGATCCCGGACAGCACCGGGACGTCCCTCGACACGCTGGAGTTCGTGGTCACCGTCGGCTTCGGCACGCCGGCCCAGAATTACACGCTGAGCATCGACACCGGCAGCGACGTGTCGTGGATCCAGTGCCTACCCTGCTCCGGGCACTGCTACAAGCAGCACGACTCTGTCTTCGACCCCACCAAGTCCACCACCTACTCCGCTGTCCCCTGCGGCCACCCGCAGTGCGCGGCCGCCGGCGGGAAGTGCAGCAACGGCACTTGCGTCTACAAGGTCGAGTACGGCGATGGCTCGTCCACCGCTGGGGTCCTGTCCCACGAGACGCTGTCGCTCACCTCCACGCAGGCACTCCCCGGGTTCGCGTTCGGATGCGGCCAGACAAacgtcggtggcttcggcgacgtTGATGGGCTCATCGGCCTCGGCCGCGGCGCGCTGTCGCTGTCCTCGCAAGCCGCCGCGACGTTCGGCGCCACCTTCTCGTACTGCCTGCCGTCGTTCGACACCACGCATGGGTACCTCACCATCGGCTCCACTACTCCGGCCTCCAACGACAAGGTGCAGTACACGGCGATGATACAGAAGAAAGATTACCCGTCGTTGTACTTCGTGGAGCTCGTCTCCATCGACATCGGCGGCTTCATCTTGCCGGTGCCACCGACGGTGTTCACAAAAGACGGCACGCTCCTCGACTCCGGCACCATCGTCACCTACCTCCCACCGGAGGCATACATCGCGCTCCGCGACCGGTTCAAGTTCACCATGACGCAGTACAAGCCGGCGCCGGCGTACGACCCCTTCGACACGTGCTACGACTTCACGGGGCAGAGTGGACTCTTCCTACCGGGTGTGTCTTTCAAGTTCAGCGACGGCTCCGTGTTCGACGTCAGCGCTTTGGGGATCATGATATTCCCAGATGACACGGCGCCCGCCaccggctgcctcgcgttcgtgCCGAGACCTTCGACAATGCCGTTCAACATCATCGGCAACACGCAGCAGCGGGACACCGAGGTGATCTACGACGTTGCCGCGGAGAAGATCGGATTTGACCTGGGGAGTTGCtga